A stretch of DNA from Cryptomeria japonica chromosome 4, Sugi_1.0, whole genome shotgun sequence:
ATTTACGAACTTCTTCATAGTGTTTCTCCCAATTTTTTTCCTGTTTTTGTTCAGCCATATGCTTGAGCTGTGGAAGCCTTCAAATATACCCTCCTGGAGCAATTCCCAAGAGCTGTTACATTGGCATCAAAGCTAAGCTGTAAAATGTACGCCACTGCTTCTCTGTTATGAATACCCATCTCAGTTTGATAAATGGGCACTTAAGTCTTATCAACAGAAACTTCATGTTTCATTACCCAATTCAAGTTTATCAATGTCAATGCATTCATCTTATCATTCCCAGCAGCATGTTTCTTTAATTTTTCCCAGCGGCATGTTTCTTTAATCTTTCCCAGCGGCATATTTCTTTACCCATTTCAAATTATAATTGCCAATTGAGCTGAGGAAGCCTTCAAACATATCCTCCTCGAGCAATTCCAAGAACTTTATATTGGCATCAAGGCTAAGCTCTAAAATGTATGTCACTGCTTCTCTTTTATGAATATCCATCTCAATTTGATAAATGGGCACTTCAGTTTTCTCAACAGAAACTTCATGTTTCATTATCCAATTCAAGTTTATCAATGTCAATGCATTCATCTTATCATTCCCAGCAGCATGTTTCTTTAATCTTTCTCAGCGGCATGTTTCTTTAATCTTTCCCAGCGGCATGTTTCTTTACCCATTTCAACTTTTAAATGCCAATCTGAGCTGTGGAAGCCTTCAAACATATCTACCTGGAGCAATTCCAAGAACTTTACATTGGCATCAAGGCTAAGCTCTAAAATGTATGTCATTGCTTTTCTTTTATCAATAACCATTTCAATTTTATAAATGGGCCCTTCAGTTTTATCAAAACCAACTTCATGTTTCATTACCCAATTCAAGTTTATCAATGTCAATGTATTCATCTATCATTCCCAGCTGCATGTTTCATTACCCATTTCAATTTATTATTGCCAACTTCATTTTTCATCCATCCACATCAATTCTATCAATGCTCATTTCAGTTCTACCAAGGCCAACTTTGCTTCAATACCCTTTGCAATTTAATCAGGGCTCATTTCAGTTTATCATTATCAACTTCATCTTTCAATACCCATTTCAATTTTATCATTGCCAACTTCACGCCATTTGAATTTATTCACTGTAAAGTTCAGGTTTCATTACCCATTTCAATTTTACTGTTGCCAACTTAATATTTCATAAATCTTTCGATATTAAATTAGGTTTTCGCCGATTGGCCCTATAGTCTTAGCAATGTTTTGTGGTATATTAGCACTGTTTTTTAGTCTTATCAATAAACTGGGCAATAAAATTGATCTTTAACTGAAATTACCATATCTCTTGGTAGATTAATTTTATCAGAGGGCGTgcctatttaatttattttcaaaagcATTGCATGCCGTAGATAAATGGTGATATATCAAATGACTATGTTTCAGAAGGTTATTGCAATTTAAAGTTGGTTTCCAGAGTTTGAGTATTATGATAACTTATCATCGAGTTTTTTTGGTAGACTGATATATGGTGATTGACCCTATTCTCTGATTTTAGATTTTCTTTAGATAGTTTTCCATGATTTCCTTCTTTCTGTCTTTGGTTTCATCGAGGGAAACCTGGTGTTGTGTTTTCTGACTACTTCTGTCGATAAATTGTTGTTTATCTTGATTTCTATTTTATTGGTGTTGTCAGGGTTGATCTATCTGAAAGTTCAAATGGACATGGATTCTGAAAATTGCAGTGCCCAAAGATATTgctgaaagagagagagaaagagagcttGGGATAGAGTGTATTAGAAATGGACAAATTCAGGTTTATTACATACAGAGGTCTGGTAGTATTTGCAATTGTTGTGGTCATAATAACGGCCGAAAGCATCTCTTCTAACAGATATGGAAGACAAAAGACAGGAAGAGAAATGGGCCTGGATATAAAGGAGATGGAGGTAACTACTGCAGTGTCTGAGTTGGATGTTTTGAGGGGCCTGGACCTCAAGAAAGGTGACATCCACAATGGGATACGTTATGTTAAGTTATATTTGGCCAGGTTTGGCTATCTGTTGCAACAAAAACAGGAACATGATGTATGGGATGACCTGTTTGATGCTCAGCTCGAAGAGAGTCTCCGTATGTATCAGAATAACTTCAATCTTAGTGTCACAGGCTTCCTAGACCAAGAGACACTGGGTACCATGCACATCCCCAGATGTAGCAGGGAAGATATACCTGATGAACTGCTGATATTCCTCTCCAAACCAAGTCCTTCTAAGGGCAGTCTATGGAACCAAGAGCTGTGGGAATTCGCCTATGGGAAGCTAAAGTGGAGAAGTACGCATAATCTCACTTACGCCTTTTCCCCCACCATTGCCCATGCAGAGTCAACCATCCTCTCCAAGGAGGACATCCGGAATGCACTGGCTTCTGCCTTTGACAGCTGGGAAGCAGTGGTTCCACTCAATTTTTCTGAAACAAATCAATTTGAGAAGGCAAATATAAAGATTGAATTTGTGGCACGTGACCATGGGGATGGAGCCCCATTTGAAGGGCCCAGTGTTGTAACGGTGGCACATGCATTCCCTCCGGAGGATGGCCGCTTTCACTTCAACGTTGACAAGCTTTGGACAACAAGTTGCCAACTCACACACCATCCCTCTGCATTTGATATTCAGAGCACTGCTGTTCATGAGATTGGCCATGTCATTGGACTGGGTCATTCCAAAGTCCAAAACTCTGTGATGTATCCCTTTCTACCACCGGGACACATTAGGCACTCCCTTACTACTGATGATATCCGTGGTGCCAGGGCTCTTTATGGAACTAGAATATCCAATCACCGAGATCAACAGGATGATCAACAGGAGGACgaagaagaaaatgaggatgagACCTCCCACATTCACCTCCTCGTTGTTGGATTTCTTATGCTAGCTGTTTGTCTCATATTCATATGCAGACATCTGCTCCGTCATATTTGATTCCTTCTGTAAATACTTTCGTGTCTCCTTTCAAAGTTTTCTGCACAATTACTGGAATTTGGTTGTAATTTTTTGAGGGCATCGAATTGTTTAAGAGGCTGCACTACTTTGACTCTTTGCTAAATGTTCCGATTTGTTGGTTTAGTTTAGCAGCACAATTTCAATATTCTTCTGGTTATATACAGCATCATATTTTTGAGATTATTTCTCAGGTTATCATTTTCAGATTCATATCTGGAATCAATTATGTTTTATCTATTTTTGTAATAACTTAGATAGCAATGTTGtacttttcaaaaatatatttggggTTTGATAAGAGTCAAGACACCATATTCAACATAAAAAGTGCTGCTACTTGAATCACGGGTGGTTCTTTTGTGGGAATGATAAAGTTAGTTGAGAGTTACACCACAGCAATTCAACAGTAGATAGACAGGTAACTTACATTTTAGTGCAGTTGCAAAAGATGTTGTACAATGTGAGTGACTCTGGAACAGGCAtattatctttttgtctgttatTGGTTTATACTACATTCTTAAGTTTCTTCCCCGTGCTCATAAAGTATAACTCTATCATGCTCGTGGATGGGTTCATGTAGTGCCTTGAGAAGTGTATTTTCCTCCAGATTTCTGCTGCGTAACTAGCTTTCATTTTCTGTCTATAAAAGATCTCTTCATTTAAATGCTTGATGGTTTTATAATGATCACAACATTTACTATCACCCTTTCCATTAGGCTCAGGAGAAGGAAACTTAGAAGGTGAGGAATTGGAGTGGGATAGTAAGTGGAAGATGATCCTCCGGAGCAATAAAAGAATTGTATTAACTTTTATCATCATCTGAGTAATTAAGGTGTTTCAATTGATGGAGGTGAGGATTTTAGGATTGTTACAGCAACACCCGGGCGCTTCCTAGACAGTCCAAAAGGAAGATGCTCTTAATCAGTGTAATTTCGTTGTTCTTATTGACAAAGATCACGACTCCTGGATATTATGCCCTTAAGCAACTTGAAGCCTGGAAATGAAGATGACGAGTTGGAAGAGGAGATAATTTGTAGGACATTATATACTTTCCATGCAATAATCCTATCTACTATAGAATGGTTAGATAAGAAATATCTTTAAATGTACCTGGTGTGGTTATCATAGAACTTCTGGAAAAGCTACTGAATTTATATCAATATTGAAAATGTCCAAGGAAACACAGAGGAGAAGGTAATTGCAGAAGTAAAACAgtatcaaattttccttttctggGGATGGGGACATCTCTGCGACTAGGAGATGACCGGGAAATATCCCACCACTATAACCAATAGGAGACACTCCTGGGACATCTTCCCTGGTTGGGGATGTTGGCAAGGGGAGGGCGGCAGGGGCTGAGTGGATTTAGACGTCCCCAAGGAACAGGGGAAATTCCCAGGTCTCTCTTTTGCCATGTTTGAGATTACTGGCTGTTTCCtgtgtcaaacatttcaaaaagcAATTAAAAAAAACAGACATTTTTCTTGATGTTTGTACTCCCAACCCTAATCCCAAAAGTTTATGGTCCCCACCCACACCTTAAGCACTTAAAATAAACTATAAATACATTTCACATTCTTATTCCAAATCAGTATCAAAGTTTGAAAGCATTGAGCAAGACTGCAAGAGTGAGATCAAGCTAGAGGGGGAGCACTAGCAAGAAGAAGAGCAAGTGCCAAGTGTTCAAATTTAAATACATTGCTTAAGCTGGAAGTTGTCAATTCTTCAAGGTAAGCCATGGCCCTTCATGTTATAGGATttggatattttattttaattcttaAATCAATGATTtgtgattttttattgttttcaatttaaaaatacaatAAAGTTATAAATTATTAGTAGGGTGGTAAATGGTTATAAAATGCTTTTCTACGGTTTGTTGAAAACAGCAATTAG
This window harbors:
- the LOC131061070 gene encoding metalloendoproteinase 1, coding for MDKFRFITYRGLVVFAIVVVIITAESISSNRYGRQKTGREMGLDIKEMEVTTAVSELDVLRGLDLKKGDIHNGIRYVKLYLARFGYLLQQKQEHDVWDDLFDAQLEESLRMYQNNFNLSVTGFLDQETLGTMHIPRCSREDIPDELLIFLSKPSPSKGSLWNQELWEFAYGKLKWRSTHNLTYAFSPTIAHAESTILSKEDIRNALASAFDSWEAVVPLNFSETNQFEKANIKIEFVARDHGDGAPFEGPSVVTVAHAFPPEDGRFHFNVDKLWTTSCQLTHHPSAFDIQSTAVHEIGHVIGLGHSKVQNSVMYPFLPPGHIRHSLTTDDIRGARALYGTRISNHRDQQDDQQEDEEENEDETSHIHLLVVGFLMLAVCLIFICRHLLRHI